A window of Actinomadura viridis genomic DNA:
CGTGGCGGGGCGGATGGTGGGGGGCGTCGCCGAGGCGGGCGCGGGCCCGGCCGCGGCCACCCAGGCCGTCACCGCGCTGCTGCCGCCGGCCGGCGCGCTGGCCGTGCTGGGCGTCACCGCCCCCCCGGTGGCGCTGACGGTCGCCGTCGCGATCCCGCTGGTCGCGCTGCTGCTGCGCGCGTTCGTCCGCGACGTCGGCGCCACGGCGGAACGCTACCTGGCCGTGCAGGGGGCGATCGCGGCCCGGCTCGCCGAGGCCCTGGACGGGGCGCGGACGATCGCCGCCGCCGGCACCGCCGGCCGCGAGGCCCGCCGGATCCTGGCGCCGCTGCCCGAACTCGGCGCGGAGGGCCACGCGATGTGGCGCGTGCAGGGCTCGGTCGCGGCGCGCGGGCTGCTGGCGCTGCTGGTCCTGCAGATCGCGGTGGTGACCGTGGCCGGGCTGGAGCTGATGGCGGGACGGACCAGCGCGGGTGGGCTGGTCGCCGCCGTCCAGTACGCCGGGCTCGCCGCCGGGTTCGGCCCGGCCGTCAGCCACCTGCTCCGGCTCGGCCGGGCCCGGGCCGGAGCGGCCCGCGCCGCCGCCATCCTGGCCGAGCCGCCCCGCGCGCACGGCACCGCCACGCTGCCGCCCGGCCCGGGACGGCTGGAGTTCCGCGGGGTGTCGGCGGGCGGCGTCCTGGACGGCCTGGACCTGGTCGTCCCCGGCGGCCTGGCCGTCGCCGTGGTGGGCCGGGCGGGCAGCGGCAAGGCGACGCTGGCCGCGCTCGCGGGACGGCTCGCCGACCCCGACCGCGGCGAGGTGCTGCTGGACGGCGTCCCGCTGCGGCGGCTGAGCCGCGACGCCCTCCGCGGCGCCGTCGGGTACGCGTTCGCCCGGCCCGTCCTGCTCGGCGACACGGTCGGCGACGCCATCGGCCTGGGGGCCGGGCCCGGACCGGAGGGGCCGCCGGAGGCCCGGCTGCGTGAGGCCGCCCGCGCGGCCTGCGCCGACGGCTTCGTCCGCAGGCTCCCCCGGGGGTACGGGACGCCGCTCGCGGACGCGCCGATGTCCGGCGGCGAGATCCAGCGGATCGGGCTGGCCCGCGCGTTCGCCCGGCCCGGCCGGCTGCTGGTGCTCGACGACGCCACCTCCAGCCTCGACACCGCGACCGAGCTGCGGATCACCGAGGCGCTGCTCGGCCCGCTCGGCGACCGGACCCGCCTGGTGACCGCGTACCGGGCCGGCACCGCCGCCCGCGCCGACCTGGTGGTCTGGCTGGAGGCGGGCCGGGTCCGCGGGTGCGGCCGGCACGCCGACCTGTGGCGGGACCCGGCGTACCGGGCGGTCTTCGCGGCCGGGGACCGATGACCACCCGGCGGGAGGCGGCGCGGCTGCTGTGGCGCACCGTGGCCGGCGCCGTGCGCGCCCATCCGCGGCCGGCGGCGCGGC
This region includes:
- a CDS encoding ATP-binding cassette domain-containing protein, which encodes MTTFEGTARRPPAGRPVPRAARGGGGWTALLAGSTLLDAVAATLLPMALARAIDAVLAAGTSGAGAVAGAVWACVALVTVSAAADVCAELAAGGGTARATARLRHGLARHVLAVGPALRIPPGDVAGRMVGGVAEAGAGPAAATQAVTALLPPAGALAVLGVTAPPVALTVAVAIPLVALLLRAFVRDVGATAERYLAVQGAIAARLAEALDGARTIAAAGTAGREARRILAPLPELGAEGHAMWRVQGSVAARGLLALLVLQIAVVTVAGLELMAGRTSAGGLVAAVQYAGLAAGFGPAVSHLLRLGRARAGAARAAAILAEPPRAHGTATLPPGPGRLEFRGVSAGGVLDGLDLVVPGGLAVAVVGRAGSGKATLAALAGRLADPDRGEVLLDGVPLRRLSRDALRGAVGYAFARPVLLGDTVGDAIGLGAGPGPEGPPEARLREAARAACADGFVRRLPRGYGTPLADAPMSGGEIQRIGLARAFARPGRLLVLDDATSSLDTATELRITEALLGPLGDRTRLVTAYRAGTAARADLVVWLEAGRVRGCGRHADLWRDPAYRAVFAAGDR